TCTAAATTACCTTGTCACTCTTCCAATGATCCAattgagttaaatttgaataaacggACATAACACGACCTCCGATAACATGAGTAtcgtttactataatattacgttatatactgtatatcatatattataataaataatacggttataaatataaaaaagtataaataagtaattataataaagtctACAGAAAAAGAAGAGAGGGCTTGGcgaaatggaaaataataaaaaaacaataattttacagacaaattattgtattttaattacaaattaggtattttgtttatagattaGCATATCAGGTTGTAttacattcaaataatatattgtattaatacaaatattataggtactactgTCCAACTACtgtctaattattatttgtagaagAGGacttacattttaagtattatgttttgaataaaGAATGATAGATTTAATTCTAAGGAAATAACTTATCTTATCGAGAACAAAATTCATTTCTGGATTCTACTAATGCGTTGGTATAAGTTTGTTTCTAAAAGTAAATGTttacctaagtatataataactgCACCGTACAGTCTTGCCAAAAGATATCCAGGCCAAGATTGACACTACCCCTgtaccatacaattatatttataacttactaCTGTGAGTAGAGGCATTGAGCTGACGTTAAGTAGTATTTTTGTGAGGGGTTGTGGTAAATGAAATTTACGACTTAAACTCAATATAAGagccaactaaaaaaaaaaacgttgacaGCCTTTTCTCACACTGAACAAGATtctaatctaaatattaatgaacagtGGATAGTGactaaaaactataatagtagcataacaatattatactacaatttcataaattaattatataggacATAATATGAAggtaatgtatattaatgttatatacatactatacgtaaaatacattaataataataatcaaatttttatcataattttacaacagACAAAAAAATGGCCTTAttccaagtaggtacctacggcATTGTTTTTATTAGTCAGCTAGGAGAAAAAATACATTGTAGGAATATTACGTATTGTGAATAAGTCTATGTTAAGTACATTTTGgagtaaaacatttaaaatgttcatagatGATTTTGAAAGTTAAATCCGACATGAAGTAGGTGCTCAAGtaactacatatattttaatatataatattcaacttttttcTCGCGATACAACTATgctaatttgaattcaaatgcaattaaaaatgaGTGCATCATtggaatacaaataaatatacaacattattatccATCCGCAAACGATATCACAACACCTGAACCGGCTTATCACACACGGTGTGAAGGTATATGTCGGTATAGTATAAAGCTCAATTCGGATTAATCGAGtgattaaacaaaaatgatatCTTTGTAATTCACAAACAGTGTACAGTAATGGAATTAatgagaaatataataatggctTTATCAATGATTTTGTAGGacataagaaaaatgtaattgtttgaATTATATGTTGAATTATGCCCTACAGTGTGatcaaaatgcaaaaaataaagaattgttAACACTAAATAcaggttatatataatatagattatcagcaaagattgaaaataataaaataatttacttgacttaataataaactaagagtgatttatttaataaaatagttagagttaaaaaaaaatctataattattagtttaaaaccaCATATAAGTAGTGTTATTTGCAAAATGGCTATATAGATTAAAGTGGAAAANNNNNNNNNNNNNNNNNNNNNNNNNNNNNNNNNNNNNNNNNNNNNNNNNNNNNNNNNNNNNNNNNNNNNNNNNNNNNNNNNNNNNNNNNNNNNNNNNNNNGGTCTTGTGCAAAgctttaacattaaattatttaaaacaacaaatatgATAGACATCTTTTTACAGTGTTTTGGCAAAAAAGtgaaattaaagtaaaataaagtaaaatttgtattattaaagccTTCAACAGGTTAGTCACAAATACCTTAGTTCAAAAAAAACTTATCTATCAACGTATAGAGCACCANNNNNNNNNNNNNNNNNNNNNNNNNNNNNNNNNNNNNNNNNNNNNNNNNNNNNNNNNNNNNNNNNNNNNNNNNNNNNNNNNNNNNNNNNNNNNNNNNNNNGGAAACAGTAGAGATACTTTAtcattttactaatataaataatattattaacagcctTTCTTGCCATCCGTCCTTTAgcatttgttttagatttgcTTTCATGTTTTTTCAACAATCTTTCCATGGttctttttttatcattttctcttttttcatctgcttgttgttttcttttttggGATTTAATAGCTTTTTTTTGCAACATTTCTGGAGTTAATACCTTTTCCCGATaccctataattattaaatgattaagaaatttgattaaaatagtaaaaatttaaattccaaaCCAGAAGGCAATGCAACCAGTTCTTCGGTGAATTCTTTATCAGATTTTCTGTCAAACATTGCTCTTTGTCTAGCGGTCATCATTTTTGgatccttttttttaattttcttcaacTCATCATCAACTTCGTCCAATTTACCCGTTTCAATTGCTTTTAACCAACGTTCTTCATCACTTGATCCTGGattgtctttattattttttacttttttcttctTCATTCCTGAACTTTGTAAAGTTGTTCTAGTTGTTAGAGGTGgactaaaacaaaacattttattattttaataataataataatatatattatttattttctaccaCCTatctattagtttataatttttaataaaagcattaataaaaaaaaatactaacctGGATGTCATTACATCAACATATTCATCATTACCAGACATGTTGATTTAAAGTTTATGATGAACAGTAGCAAACACAATtaggtaactaataattaaGCACAGGAAAGTAAGAAACGTATTTATATTAACGGTTCCATAATGtacatgttataacttattattaaaatctataaaacaatataaataagtgatttacaatattctatattgctacataatatatctataatctgTGATATTgctataaattctaaaattaaaaataactttcgtGATTATTATACCATATCAATATTACTGAACAATAAACAAGTCATGAGCGGTGACTTGTCATAGACTAGCTTATACTGTTTAAAGGTCTATGCGAGTTGTGAGTCTATTGCGAAAACTtgcaaactaaaaattaaatgattcaacaaacaaaatagtttttacgCTGTCTGGAGACGCGGACGTTCGTGTTTGTAATGCGTAAGTTATCACAAGTGGCTGATCgataaatgttaattgttatcacttatcaccaCCTTatctttcaaaatttttttacttttcccaTAGACATTATACTTTTTACCTTATACTAGCGATTATATGACTTTTCCCCACGGTTGTAGATATATCTTATTTATAGTACATCTTAAACCGTGCTTTTCCCACggccacggtcttagaagacgatctaataatatatctagTCTTCATGGCCGTGCCCATGGCTATTATAGATACCACAAAATTAagatatactaattattatagtaaggctttatataaaagtaagtaaAACATTAAACCATATACCTAGGGGCTAGAACTTAggtattttgaacaatattttgataagtGATAGGCATCTTACTTTCTGGTCTTAATTGGAtgaaacttcttttttttttgtttttttgaattaataccCGGGGACGGACTAAGGATCAACTATCGCATTACTTCGACCCTTATTGGATGAAGCTAGAACCACCAATTTaaactaatacaattatgtgctaatataattaattattcagttgatccacctttttttttttgtcaatattatgttgcttttattaattacataagattaatgtttttattttaacaaatatgtaggtacaataggtaataatataataggtatagctctctattaattttaaaatatttcaactaatacTACTGATACAATTTACTTTAcaattctttataattattatctttgtcCAGTGCCATACCCAATAATTCAAGTAGTAGATACAATTAGTACataatttgtgttataattatataaaacgttttgtgaaatggaaaaattaaaaatactttttttttcaaaaaaggtaattggtttattttaaaatcctaATAATTATGATTGAGTACCCACTTGAGactattcaatgataaattataaatatatattaaactaaaaataataatattaattagtaatagcAGAATACTTTAACTTCTACTATAGAAATCTTAGAAttcatttaaagaaataatacaaataaattgtaaataggttatatacttaaaataaattatggttttttttttttttattattaataatataaaatgtaatgaaaatatataattttaatccgttgaataatttaaaattttacaatagttcagctcaaaaaactataaattcataatatgatatcagaCACCGNNNNNNNNNNNNNNNNNNNNNNNNNNNNNNNNNNNNNNNNNNNNNNNNNNNNNNNNNNNNNNNNNNNNNNNNNNNNNNNNNNNNNNNNNNNNNNNNNNNNcttaaggggattggtggcggtgatttcctgtctttgtctaacacacgcacaACATAAGAATTAAAACGtgttttttgtccaacgtaccgattgacatagtgaagcgataaaaattctgaaaacagatttgaatttgtcgtcaagtctacttgaaatcggNNNNNNNNNNNNNNNNNNNNNNNNNNNNNNNNNNNNNNNNNNNNNNNNNNAAAatacgtctaaattcttatgttgggCGTGTGTTAaacaaagacaggaaatcaccgcctGCAACCCCCTTAAATACTTCAGCTCCAAAATTCTCaaaacgtaaaatttgtattataaaaggtgtcaacaggtatgtcgccaACACCTAAGTTCGAGAAAAGTAacattattctaattttttatgtttcaacGTATAGagcaacatttaaataaatcatatagcACAGTTTCAGATGTCAAATTATGCTCCttccaattaaaaatttaagtaacataattttaattttaaaaactgttttcatacACTTTCCTAGGTAGAACaactattttagtaaattttattcgaaaaaattgttactcgacggtgCGTTAACCATCTGGCTTAGTTTTGAAGGTCACTCGGAAATTCTTCAGCTCCAAAATTGACAAAACgtacaatttgtatataaaaggCGTCAACAAGTACGTCGCCAACACCTTAGTTCAagaaaagtaacatttttctaatttttttcgtttcaaTGTATAGAGcgctatttaaataaatgtatagtgtCTTTTAAgatgtcaaaaaatattcattcctattaaaaatttaagtaacataatattcgttataaaaattgatatcaaACTATTTTCTAGgtagaacaattatttttggaaattttcttcgaaaaaaatgttattcgatGGTGCCGTTAACCATCtggcttagttttgaagttcatTTGTAGACCCTTCagcttcaaatttcaaaaaacagaaaatttgtaatataaaaggCGTCAACAGGTATGTAGCCAATACCTATGTTCgggaaaagtaaaatttttctaactttttttgtttcaatgtATAGagcaacatttaaataaatcatatagcGAAGTTTCAGACGTCAAAATATGCTCCttcctattaaaaatctaaggaacataatattcgttttataactgattttaaacattttcctagttgaaacaactatttttgtaaattttattcgacaaaattgttactcgacgttgccgttaCCCATCTAGCTTAGTCTTGATGGTCACTCAGAAATCCTTCagctccaaaattcaaaaaacataaaatttgtattacgaAAGACGTCAACAGGTACCTCGCCAACACCTTAGTTcgaaaaaagtaacatttttctaattttatttgtttcaacgTATAGAgcaccatttaaataaatcgtataGCCCAGTTTCAGATTACAGATCATGCTCCttcctattaaaaatctaagtaacataattttcgttttaaaaattgatttcaaaCCCTTTCCTACGAAGAAcaactatttttgtaaattttatctaGGCAAAATTTGTTACTCGAATGTGGTCTGAAACATCTAAGTTAGTTTTTAAGTTCGCTCGGAAATCCTTCAGGTCAGAAATTCCAAAAacgtaacattttttattataaaaggcGTCAACAGGTATGTCCCCAACACCATAAttcgaaaaaaagtaacattcttctaattttttttgtttcaacgtATAGaacaccatttaaataaatcgtataGTGCAGTTTCAGATGACAGATAATGCTCCTTccaattaaaaatctaagtaacataatattcattttaaaaattgttttcaaacacttttctaggtagaacaactatttttgtaaattttattcgaCAAAGTTGTTACTCAACGGTGCCGTTAACCATCCggcttagttttgaagttcatTTGTAGATCCATCagctccaaaattcaaaaaacataaattttgtattacgaTAGACGTCAACAGGTGTGTCCCCAACACCATAAttcgaaaaaaagtaacatttttctaattttttttgtttcaacgtATAGagtaccatttaaataaatcgtataGTGCAGTTTCAGATGTCCAAATAAGACTCttcctattaaaaatctaagtaacataagaTTCATTTTAAAAACGGTTTTCAAACACTTTCCTAGGTAGAAcaactattatagttaatatgatTTGACAAATTGTTACTCGAAGGTTCCGTTAACCATCTGGCTAAGGTTTGAAGTTCATTTGTAGATCCATCAacaccaaaattcaaaaaacataaaatttgtattacgaAAGACGTCAACAGGTACCTCGCCAACACCTTAGTTCgaaaaaaattcacattttccaaattttttttttatcaacatataaAGCGccactcaaataaataatatagcgcAGTTTCAGATGGCCAAATATGACTCGtcctattaaaaatctaagtaacataagaTTCATTTTAAAAACGGTTTTCAAACACTTTCCTAGGTAGAAcaactattatagttaatatgatTTGACAAATTGTTACTCGAAGGTTCCGTTAACCATCTGGCTAAGGTTTGAAGTTCATTTGTAGATCCATCtgctccaaaattcaaaaaacagaaaatttgtattataaaaggcgtcaacaggtatgtcgccaACACCTTAGTTCgaaaaaaattcacatttttcaaatttttttttatcaacatataaAGCGccactcaaataaataatatagcgcAGTTTCAGATGTCCAAATATGACTCttcctattaaaaatgtaagtaacataagattcattttaaaaactgttttcaaacaCTTTCCTAGGTAGAAcaactattatagttaatatgatttgaaaaaattgttattcgACGGTGCCGTTAACCATCTGGCTAAAGTTTGAATTTCATTTGTAGATCCTTCagctccaaaattcaaaaaacagaaaaatttgtattataaaaggcgtcaacaggtatgtcgccaACACCTAAGTTCAagaaaagtaacattttttctaattttatttgtttcaacgTATAGAGcaccaattaaaataaatcgtataGCGCAGTTTCAGATTACAGATCATGCTCCTTCCTattaaaatctaagtaacataattttcgttttaaaaattgatttcaaaCCCTTTCCTACGAAGAAcaactatttttgtaatttatttaggcAAAATTTGTTACTCGAATGTGCTCTGAAACATCTAAGTTAGTTTTTAAGTTCGCTCGGAAATCCTTCAGCTCAGAAATTCCAAAAacgtaacatttttattataaaaggcGTCAACAGGTGTGTCACCAACACCATAGTTCGAAAAAAAGTCAccttttccaaattttttttctataaccgtATAGAgcgccatttaaataaatcgtaaTGTGTATTTTAAGATGCCAAAAAATATTCCTTCCTATTAAacatctaagtaacataatattcgttttaaaaattgttttcaaacactTTCTAGGtaaaacaactatttttgtcaattttatttgacaaattgttactcgacggtgCCGTTAACCATCTGGCTAAGGTTTGAAGTTCATTTGTAGATCCATCagctccaaaattcaaaaaacataaattttgtattacgaTAGACGTCAACAGGTGTGTCCCCAACACCATAAttcgaaaaaaagtaacatttttctaattttttttgtttcaacgtATAGAgcaccatttaaataaatcgtatggtgtattttaagatgtcaaaaaatgtttcttcctattaaaaatctaagtaacataatattcgttttaaaaattgtattaaaacacTTTCCTAGGTAGAAcaactatttttgtaaattttattcgaCAAAATTGTTATTTGACGTTGTCGTTAACCATCTGGCTAAGGTTTGAAGTTCATTTGTAGATCCATCagctccaaaattcaaaaaacagaaaatttgtattataaaaggcgtcaacaggtatgtcgccaACACCTTAGTTCgaaaaaaattcacatttttcaaatttttttttatcaacatataaAGCGccactcaaataaataatatagcgcAGTTTCAGATGTCCAAATATGACTCttcctattaaaaatgtaagtaacataagattcattttaaaaactgttttcaaacaCTTTCCTAGGTAGAAcaactattatagttaatatgatttgaaaaaattgtcattCGAATGTGCCGTTAACCATCTGGCTTAGTTTGAAGTACATTTGTAGATCCTTCagctccaaaattcaaaaaacataaattttgtattacgaTAGACGTCAACAGGTGTGTCACCAACACCATAATTCGAAAAAAAGTCaacttttccaaattttttttctataaccgtATAGAGCGCCATTTATATAAATCGTATTGTGTTTTTTACGATGCCAAAAATTATTCCttcctattaaaaatctaagtaacataatattcgtttcaaaaattgttttcaaacacttttctaggtagaacaactatttttgtaatttatttaggcAAAATTTGTTACTCGAATGTGCTCTGAAA
This is a stretch of genomic DNA from Acyrthosiphon pisum isolate AL4f chromosome A3, pea_aphid_22Mar2018_4r6ur, whole genome shotgun sequence. It encodes these proteins:
- the LOC100159639 gene encoding uncharacterized protein LOC100159639, whose translation is MSGNDEYVDVMTSSPPLTTRTTLQSSGMKKKKVKNNKDNPGSSDEERWLKAIETGKLDEVDDELKKIKKKDPKMMTARQRAMFDRKSDKEFTEELVALPSGYREKVLTPEMLQKKAIKSQKRKQQADEKRENDKKRTMERLLKKHESKSKTNAKGRMARKAVNNIIYISKMIKYLYFPESILKKSKNQNLNKLVNLKVKKEVRNATEHAW